One Hemibagrus wyckioides isolate EC202008001 linkage group LG09, SWU_Hwy_1.0, whole genome shotgun sequence DNA segment encodes these proteins:
- the xpo1b gene encoding exportin-1: MPAVMALLADHAARQLLDFNQKLDINLLDNVVNCLYHGVGPQQRMAQEVLTHLKEHPDAWTRVDTILEFSQNMNTKYYALQILETVIKTRWKILPRNQCEGIKKYVVGLIIKTSSDAASVEKEKVYIGKLNMILVQILKQEWPKHWPTFISDIVGASRTSESLCQNNMIILKLLSEEVFDFSSGQMTQVKAKHLKDSMCNEFSQIFQLCQFVMENSQNAPLVHATLETLLRFLNWIPLGYIFETKLISTLVYKFLNVPMFRNVTLKCLTEIAGVSVSQYEEQFVTLFTLTMMQLKQMLPLNTNIRLAYANGKDDEQNFIQNLSLFLCTFLKEHGQLIEKRLNLRETLMEALHYMLLVSEVEETEIFKICLEYWNHLAAELYRESPFSTSTSPLLSGSQHFDVPPRRQLYLPVLSKVRLLMVSRMAKPEEVLVVENDQGEVVREFMKDTDSINLYKNMRETLVYLTHLDYADTERIMTEKLHNQVNGTEWSWKNLNTLCWAIGSISGAMHEEDEKRFLVTVIKDLLGLCEQKRGKDNKAIIASNIMYIVGQYPRFLRAHWKFLKTVVNKLFEFMHETHDGVQDMACDTFIKIAQKCRRHFVQVQVGEVMPFIDEILNNINTIICDLQPQQVHTFYEAVGYMIGAQTDQAVQEHLIEKYMLLPNQVWDSIIQQATKNVDILKDPETVKQLGSILKTNVRACKAVGHPFVIQLGRIYLDMLNVYKCLSENISAAIQTNGEMVTKQPLIRSMRTVKRETLKLISGWVSRSNDPQMVGENFVPPLLDAVLIDYQRNVPAAREPEVLSTMATIVNKLGGHITTEIPQIFDAVFECTLNMINKDFEEYPEHRTHFFYLLQAVNSHCFPAFLAIPPAQFKLVLDSIIWAFKHTMRNVADTGLQILYTLLQNVAQEEAAAQSFYQTYFCDILQHIFSVVTDTSHTAGLTMHASILAYMFNLVEEGKISMTLNPGNPISNQAFIQEYVANLLKTAFPHLQDAQVKVFVTGLFSLNQDIPAFKEHLRDFLVQIKEFAGEDTTDLFLEEREASLRQAQEEKHKLQMSVPGILNPHEIPEEMCD; encoded by the exons ATGCCAGCAGTTATGGCACTGTTGGCCGACCACGCAGCCAGACAGCTGCTGGACTTCAACCAGAAACTGGACATTAATCTCCTGGATAATGTGGTTAACTGCTTGTACCATGGAGTGGGACCACAG caaAGAATGGCCCAGGAGGTCCTCACTCATTTAAAGGAGCACCCGGATGCCTGGACCCGAGTGGACACCATCCTGGAATTCTCCCAGAACATGAACACCAAA TACTATGCTCTGCAGATTCTGGAAACAGTTATTAAAACAAGATGGAAGATTCTGCCCAGAAATCAGTGTGAAG gaattaaaaaatatgttgtGGGCCTCATTATCAAGACATCTTCTGATGCAGCCAGTGTGGAG AAGGAGAAGGTGTATATTGGAAAACTCAACATGATCTTAGTTCAG ATCCTGAAGCAGGAGTGGCCCAAGCACTGGCCCACTTTTATCAGTGACATTGTGGGGGCGAGCCGCACCAGTGAGAGCCTCTGCCAGAACAACATGATTATCCTGAAGCTGCTCAGTGAGGAGGTGTTCGATTTCTCCAGTGGACAGATGACCCAGGTCAAAGCCAAGCATCTGAAGGACAG TATGTGTAATGAGTTCTCGCAGATCTTTCAGCTCTGCCAATTTGTCATG GAAAACTCCCAGAATGCTCCTTTGGTACACGCCACCTTAGAAACGCTGCTCCGGTTTTTGAATTGGATCCCACTGGGCTACATCTTTGAGACCAAACTCATCAGCACTCTAGTGTACAAG TTCTTGAATGTTCCAATGTTTCGGAATGTGACGCTGAAGTGTTTGACTGAGATCGCCGGTGTGAGCGTGAGCCAGTATGAGGAGCAGTTCGTCACGCTCTTCACTCTCACCATGATGCAACTCAAGCAG ATGCTTCCTCTAAACACGAATATCCGTCTGGCGTACGCAAACGGGAAGGACGACGAGCAGAACTTCATCCAGAACCTGAGCCTGTTCCTCTGCACCTTCCTCAAAGAGCATGGCCAGCTCATAGAGAAAAGACTCAACCTGCGTGAGACCCTCATGGAG GCTCTGCATTACATGCTGCTGGTGTCTGAGGTGGAGGAGACTGAGATCTTTAAGATCTGCCTGGAGTACTGGAACCACCTGGCAGCAGAGTTGTACAGAGAGAGTCCATTCAGCACCTCCACCTCCCCACTGCTCTCTGGCAGTCAGCATTTTGATGTTCCACCTCGCAGGCAGCTCTATCTACCTGTACTCTCCAAG GTGCGTCTGCTGATGGTGAGCCGCATGGCGAAACCGGAGGAGGTGCTGGTGGTGGAAAACGACCAGGGTGAGGTGGTGCGAGAGTTCATGAAGGACACCGACTCCATCAACCTATACAAGAACATGAGAGAGACTCTTg tgtatctgACTCATCTGGATTATGCAGatacagagaggatcatgacaGAAAAACTTCATAACCAGGTGAATGGGACAGAGTGGTCCTGGAAAAACCTGAACACACTCTGCTGGGCCATCGGCTCCATCAGTGGAGCCATGCACGAGGAGGATGAGAAGCGATTCCTTGTCACTGTCATCAAG GACTTGTTAGGATTGTGTGAGCAGAAGCGAGGAAAGGATAACAAGGCCATCATTGCCTCAAACATTATGTACATCGTTGGCCAGTACCCACGATTCTTGCGTGCACATTGGAAGTTCCTCAagactgtagtcaacaaactgTTTGAGTTCATGCATG AAACCCATGATGGGGTGCAAGACATGGCATGTGACACGTTCATAAAAATTGCACAGAAGTGCAGGAGGCATTTTGTGCAGGTGCAGGTCGGAGAGGTCATGCCCTTCATTGATGAGATCCTTAACAatatcaacaccatcatctgtGACCTACAGCCACAGCAG GTGCATACGTTTTATGAGGCAGTGGGTTACATGATTGGTGCTCAGACAGACCAGGCTGTACAAGAGCACCTGATAGAGAAATACATGCTGCTACCCAACCAGGTGTGGGACAGCATCATCCAACAGGCCACCAAG AATGTGGATATCCTGAAGGACCCAGAGACTGTGAAACAGCTGGGAAGCATCCTGAAGACCAATGTAAGGGCATGCAAGGCTGTGGGTCACCCGTTCGTCATTCAGCTGGGACGGATCTACCTGGATATGCTCAATGTTTACAAGTGCCTGAGTGAGAACATCTCTGCAGCTATCCAGACCAACG GTGAGATGGTGACTAAACAGCCTCTAATCAGGAGCATGCGCACTGTGAAGAGAGAAACTCTTAAACTCATCTCAGGCTGGGTCAGCCGTTCCAACGACCCACAGATG GTCGGGGAGAACTTTGTTCCACCTTTGCTGGACGCCGTCCTGATAGATTACCAGAGGAACGTTCCGGCGGCCAGAGAGCCGGAAGTGCTCAGCACCATGGCGACCATCGTAAACAAACTGGGCGGCCACATTACAACTGAGATTCCGCAGATCTTTGATGCCGTTTTTGAATGCACACTGAATATGATCAACAAA GATTTTGAGGAGTATCCAGAACACCGCACACACTTCTTCTACCTGCTGCAGGCAGTGAATTCCCACTGCTTTCCAGCGTTCCTCGCCATTCCTCCAGCACAGTTCAAACTGGTGCTGGACTCCATCATCTGGGCCTTTAAACACACCATGAGAAACGTGGCCGACACTG gtcTGCAGATTCTCTACACGTTGCTGCAGAACGTGGCCCAGGAGGAGGCAGCAGCTCAGAGCTTCTACCAGACATACTTTTGCGACATACTGCAACACATCTTCTCCGTAGTTacagacacatcacacacagccg GTCTGACGATGCACGCATCTATCCTGGCTTACATGTTTAATTTGGTAGAGGAGGGTAAGATCAGTATGACACTGAACCCTGGGAACCCCATAAGCAATCAGGCTTTCATCCAAGAGTACGTGGCCAACTTGCTCAAGACTGCCTTCCCTCATCTACAAGA tgcaCAGGTGAAGGTGTTTGTGACGGGGCTGTTCAGTCTGAACCAGGACATCCCTGCATTTAAAGAGCACTTGAGAGACTTCCTGGTGCAGATCAAG GAGTTTGCAGGGGAGGACACTACAGATTTGTTCCTTGAGGAACGTGAGGCATCTCTGCGCCAGGCCCAGGAGGAGAAGCACAAGCTGCAGATGTCTGTCCCTGGAATCCTCAACCCTCATGAGATCCCTGAGGAGATGTGTGACTGA